In Nitrospiria bacterium, one DNA window encodes the following:
- a CDS encoding co-chaperone GroES produces MKFRPLQDWTLIRPNLASEKTSGGIYIPDAAQEKPQHGEVLAIGEGRFKEEKDKKGKVTEKKFEKTTLKPGDRVFYEKYSGTKIEIDHEELVMVREEDVLGYIQ; encoded by the coding sequence ATGAAGTTTAGACCGCTTCAGGATTGGACGTTGATTCGGCCCAATCTCGCTTCAGAAAAAACCTCCGGGGGAATATATATCCCCGATGCGGCACAGGAAAAACCACAGCACGGAGAAGTCCTGGCTATCGGAGAGGGGCGTTTTAAAGAAGAAAAAGATAAAAAAGGAAAGGTAACGGAAAAAAAATTCGAAAAAACCACACTGAAACCGGGAGACCGTGTTTTCTACGAAAAATATTCCGGGACCAAAATTGAAATTGATCATGAAGAGTTGGTTATGGTCCGTGAGGAAGATGTCCTTGGATATATCCAATAA
- a CDS encoding amidohydrolase family protein yields the protein MKAIDMHVHPGTREYLVEGGGKYMADAMRYFHKHGEPVSIEEMANVYQKADMMAVLLAWDAETHTGLPAVTNDFVAGVVKRYPETFIGFASIDPWKGKMAIQELERAVKSLGLKGLKCHPIAQAFYPNDRRFYPLWETCAGLKIPLLLHTGTTGVGAGVPGGNGLKLDYGRPIPYIDDVAADFPNLTIIGAHPSWPWQEEMLAIAVHKTNVYIDLSGWSPKYFPPSLVKYANTLLQDRVLFGSDYPFLTPERWVADFEKAGFKPEVHEKIMLLNAKKLLKL from the coding sequence ATGAAAGCCATCGACATGCATGTTCATCCCGGAACCCGCGAATACCTGGTAGAAGGCGGGGGAAAATACATGGCCGATGCCATGCGGTATTTCCACAAACACGGAGAACCGGTCAGTATCGAAGAGATGGCAAACGTCTATCAAAAAGCGGACATGATGGCGGTCCTATTGGCTTGGGATGCGGAAACCCATACAGGGCTTCCCGCCGTCACCAATGATTTTGTAGCCGGTGTGGTCAAACGCTATCCCGAAACCTTTATCGGATTTGCCAGCATCGATCCCTGGAAGGGAAAGATGGCCATTCAGGAACTCGAACGAGCGGTCAAGTCACTGGGACTAAAGGGACTGAAGTGCCACCCGATTGCTCAGGCATTCTATCCCAATGACCGCCGGTTTTACCCGTTATGGGAAACCTGCGCGGGACTCAAAATCCCTCTTCTCCTTCACACCGGAACCACCGGAGTGGGTGCGGGCGTCCCCGGAGGAAACGGTCTTAAATTGGATTATGGCCGACCTATTCCCTACATCGATGATGTGGCCGCGGATTTCCCAAACTTGACCATTATCGGGGCCCATCCCTCATGGCCCTGGCAGGAGGAGATGCTGGCCATCGCTGTTCATAAAACCAATGTATACATCGATCTTTCGGGTTGGTCACCAAAATATTTTCCGCCATCTCTGGTCAAATACGCCAACACACTTTTACAGGACCGTGTTCTTTTTGGATCGGATTATCCATTCTTAACCCCTGAGCGCTGGGTGGCCGATTTTGAAAAAGCGGGATTCAAACCCGAAGTTCATGAAAAAATCATGCTTCTGAACGCGAAAAAATTGTTGAAGCTTTAA
- the rsmA gene encoding 16S rRNA (adenine(1518)-N(6)/adenine(1519)-N(6))-dimethyltransferase RsmA, whose product MHPPESKKLHRPKKSLGQNFLVSTAVAQSIVDLAECDGTDTIIEIGPGRGILTRLLAPRVKHLVALEFDSRLTEHLKKTFEGQSNVEIIQADALSYPFEEIPKPFKVVANLPYHISTPLLFRLLKERNRISIMVLMFQREVARRVVAVPGKKDYGSLSLSVQYQAAVRMPLRVSRKSFYPNPKVESAVVTLQPHPSPPICLANEDLFFKMIRSVFQHRRKSIKNALKEGGFEEPAVSDALLKSHLDPLRRPETLTLSEFGLLTDHLFFSLKKL is encoded by the coding sequence ATGCATCCTCCCGAAAGCAAAAAACTACACAGACCCAAAAAATCCCTGGGACAAAATTTTCTGGTCAGTACTGCGGTTGCGCAATCCATTGTAGACCTTGCCGAATGTGACGGGACCGATACCATCATTGAAATTGGCCCTGGACGGGGTATCCTGACCCGGCTTTTGGCCCCCCGTGTCAAACACCTGGTCGCCCTTGAATTTGATTCCCGCCTGACCGAACACCTTAAAAAAACATTTGAAGGCCAGTCCAATGTTGAAATCATTCAGGCCGATGCCCTTTCTTACCCGTTTGAGGAAATTCCCAAACCGTTTAAGGTGGTGGCCAACCTCCCTTACCATATTTCAACCCCCCTCTTGTTTCGATTACTGAAGGAACGGAATCGAATCTCCATCATGGTGCTCATGTTTCAGCGGGAGGTGGCCCGTCGCGTGGTCGCCGTTCCCGGAAAAAAAGATTACGGCTCCCTCTCCCTATCGGTTCAGTATCAGGCAGCGGTCCGGATGCCCCTCCGTGTAAGTCGAAAATCGTTTTACCCCAATCCCAAGGTAGAATCGGCGGTGGTGACCCTACAGCCTCATCCTTCTCCTCCCATTTGCCTTGCCAATGAAGACCTTTTTTTTAAAATGATCCGGTCGGTTTTTCAGCATCGACGTAAATCGATCAAAAACGCGTTAAAGGAAGGCGGGTTTGAGGAACCGGCGGTGTCGGATGCGCTCCTGAAAAGCCACTTGGACCCTCTTCGTCGACCTGAGACCCTTACGCTGTCCGAATTCGGCCTGCTGACGGATCATCTCTTTTTTTCTTTGAAGAAACTGTGA
- a CDS encoding ribonuclease J, with product MTQLSNNLTPSQDLPLKIIPLGGIGEIGLNMTLFQWGEDILVVDCGLMFPDAEMLGVDIMIPDMRYIQENRQKIRGLVLTHGHEDHIGAIPYFLREVNPPIYGTPLTLGLVAEKFREHELPEDPKLFPIQPKDTVQLGAFTVEFIQVTHSIVGGVGLGITTPVGRVVHTGDFKIDHTPVDGKVPDLSTFGEYGRKGTLALLSDSTNAERKGFTPSESEVGKAFQDVFAQAPGRIIIATFASNIHRIQQAVNAAVRTNRKVCLNGKSMVNNAAIALQLGYLHIPKDVWLEMDDIQNLPDQQVVLITTGSQGEPMSSLFRMSTGEHKQFQVHDGDTIILSSRVIPGNERAIGRVINNLFRQGAKVIYERVSDIHVSGHASQEELKLMINLVKPTFFIPVHGEYRHLVHHSILAEQLQIPKDRIFILEDGDILELTKDKGMRIGQVPAGRIYIAGKGQGPMDEVTIKDRQRLGRDGLLIVLLRVNKKTWELTHTPELFSMGFMSEEESPEVLEDLKRHIRETFESVIEELKEDENALKTRIRNSLRKFLFKNLERRPIVIPILLDQ from the coding sequence ATGACACAACTATCAAATAATTTAACCCCTTCACAGGACCTTCCGCTCAAGATCATTCCCTTGGGGGGCATCGGCGAAATCGGTCTGAACATGACCCTTTTTCAATGGGGGGAAGATATCCTGGTGGTGGACTGTGGACTGATGTTCCCGGATGCCGAAATGCTGGGAGTGGACATCATGATCCCCGACATGCGTTATATTCAGGAAAACCGCCAGAAAATCCGGGGTTTGGTGTTAACCCATGGACACGAAGACCATATCGGGGCCATTCCGTACTTCCTTCGAGAGGTCAATCCGCCCATCTACGGAACCCCTTTAACCTTAGGACTGGTTGCCGAAAAATTTCGCGAGCACGAACTTCCAGAAGACCCGAAACTGTTTCCCATTCAACCCAAAGACACCGTCCAGCTGGGCGCTTTTACCGTTGAATTTATACAGGTCACCCACAGTATCGTAGGCGGGGTTGGCCTCGGAATTACAACACCCGTCGGCCGGGTGGTTCATACAGGGGATTTTAAAATTGATCATACCCCTGTGGATGGAAAGGTTCCGGACCTGTCCACCTTTGGTGAATATGGCCGCAAGGGAACCTTGGCTCTTCTCTCCGACAGCACCAACGCCGAACGGAAGGGTTTCACTCCTTCGGAAAGTGAAGTGGGAAAAGCCTTCCAGGACGTTTTTGCACAGGCCCCTGGTCGCATCATCATTGCCACCTTCGCCTCCAACATTCATCGGATTCAACAAGCCGTCAACGCAGCGGTCCGGACCAACCGGAAGGTTTGCCTCAATGGAAAAAGCATGGTCAATAACGCTGCCATTGCGCTTCAGTTGGGCTACCTTCACATTCCTAAAGACGTCTGGCTTGAAATGGACGACATTCAAAACCTGCCCGATCAACAAGTGGTCCTGATCACTACGGGGAGCCAGGGAGAACCCATGTCCTCCCTTTTTAGGATGTCCACGGGGGAACACAAACAATTTCAAGTCCATGATGGGGATACCATCATTCTGTCCTCAAGGGTCATTCCCGGAAATGAGCGGGCCATCGGCCGGGTGATCAATAACCTTTTTCGCCAAGGAGCGAAGGTCATTTATGAAAGGGTTTCGGACATCCATGTGTCGGGCCACGCCAGCCAAGAGGAATTGAAGTTGATGATCAATTTGGTGAAGCCAACGTTTTTTATCCCCGTCCATGGGGAATACCGGCATCTGGTCCATCATTCCATTCTGGCCGAACAGCTTCAAATTCCAAAAGACCGAATTTTTATTCTTGAGGATGGTGATATCCTTGAACTCACGAAAGATAAAGGGATGAGGATTGGACAGGTCCCCGCCGGCCGTATCTATATTGCGGGCAAAGGTCAGGGACCCATGGATGAGGTCACCATCAAGGATCGGCAACGCCTGGGCCGTGATGGCCTTTTAATTGTTCTATTGAGAGTGAATAAAAAAACATGGGAGTTGACCCATACCCCGGAACTTTTTTCCATGGGATTCATGTCCGAAGAGGAATCCCCTGAGGTCCTGGAGGATCTCAAGCGACACATCCGGGAAACGTTTGAAAGTGTTATAGAAGAATTGAAAGAAGACGAAAATGCCTTAAAAACCCGGATTCGAAATAGTTTACGAAAATTTCTTTTTAAAAATTTGGAACGCCGGCCCATAGTCATTCCCATCCTATTAGATCAATAA
- a CDS encoding DNA translocase FtsK — protein sequence MALNRKRWKRFQEMWGVVLFGISLFLALSLLSFHPSDPSFTSISSTPEVKNLTGRIGSYLADFLLQLFGGAAFLFPMVTLILGWRKFKAQEPSRGLMEISGGILFLLGVAALLGLHHETIKGLWKNLTGSAGGIIGSLFSSLLVNNMAWIGAHLFLGAMITLSLLMCTSISLQKGLEFFPALYQRCKALLKEIKTEFTISREKNRRWEKQVIQKAFQFTERKPKIIEQAPPPPPLPPPATEQIPFQFVKGAKGRFQLPPLSLLDGPSSSSGKTSREEMLKNASLLEKKILDFGIDGKVTQVHPGPVITMYEFEPAPGVKVNKIVNLSDDIALAMRAMSVRIVAPLPGKAVVGIEIPNSQREEVTLKEILTQKEHLAERPVLPLALGKDIFGQPIITDLSAMPHLLVAGATGSGKSVALNTMVLSLLFSASPQEVRLLMIDPKMLELSAYDGIPHLIAPVITKPRDAARMLHRMVIEMQDRYKKLAEMGVRNIESYNKAISLKENSKSAKSDSKETEEKTNPEKLPYLVIIIDELADLMFSVSSEVEDSITRLAQMARAAGIHLILATQRPSVDVLTGVIKANFSARISFQVTSKTDSRTILDTNGAENLLGRGDMLFLTPGTGKITRIHGSFVSDIEIKKVTEFIKKQAPTQYEDLLPSPTDQESGQESERDQFYEQAIDLVTTTGQASISMIQRRLRIGFNRAARMVEMMEEDGIVGPSIAGRPREVLAKGFTREQG from the coding sequence ATGGCATTGAACAGAAAGCGATGGAAACGGTTCCAAGAGATGTGGGGGGTCGTTTTATTTGGCATTTCCCTTTTTTTGGCCCTCAGCCTTCTCAGCTTCCACCCTTCGGACCCCTCTTTCACCTCCATTTCTTCCACCCCGGAAGTTAAAAACCTGACCGGTAGAATCGGTTCTTACCTGGCAGATTTCCTCCTTCAACTGTTTGGGGGAGCGGCTTTTCTATTCCCAATGGTCACCCTCATATTGGGATGGCGAAAATTCAAAGCCCAAGAACCCTCCCGAGGGCTCATGGAGATTTCCGGAGGAATCCTATTTTTGTTGGGGGTTGCCGCTCTGCTGGGTCTCCACCATGAAACCATAAAAGGATTGTGGAAAAATTTAACGGGTTCAGCGGGGGGAATCATTGGAAGCCTTTTTTCCTCTTTGCTGGTCAATAATATGGCCTGGATCGGGGCCCATTTATTTTTAGGGGCGATGATCACCTTATCCCTCCTGATGTGCACATCGATCTCCCTTCAAAAAGGTTTGGAGTTTTTCCCCGCTTTGTATCAAAGGTGCAAAGCCCTGTTGAAGGAGATCAAAACGGAATTTACCATCTCACGGGAGAAAAACCGACGATGGGAAAAACAGGTGATTCAAAAAGCGTTTCAATTCACTGAGAGAAAACCCAAAATCATTGAACAGGCTCCCCCTCCACCCCCACTCCCTCCCCCTGCCACGGAGCAGATTCCCTTCCAATTTGTAAAAGGAGCCAAAGGCCGTTTTCAACTTCCACCCCTTTCCCTTTTGGATGGACCCTCTTCTTCATCGGGGAAAACCTCCCGGGAAGAAATGCTCAAAAATGCCTCCCTCTTAGAAAAGAAGATTTTGGATTTCGGAATCGACGGCAAGGTCACCCAGGTTCACCCCGGGCCTGTCATTACCATGTATGAGTTTGAACCCGCACCGGGGGTTAAGGTGAACAAGATTGTGAACCTGTCCGATGACATTGCCCTGGCCATGAGGGCCATGTCGGTCCGAATTGTGGCCCCTCTTCCGGGAAAAGCCGTGGTGGGAATAGAAATTCCCAATTCCCAACGGGAGGAGGTCACCCTCAAAGAAATATTAACGCAAAAAGAACACCTGGCCGAACGCCCGGTCCTTCCCCTTGCACTGGGCAAGGATATTTTTGGCCAACCGATCATCACGGACCTTTCCGCCATGCCTCACCTTCTGGTGGCGGGGGCTACGGGATCGGGAAAGAGCGTTGCTTTAAACACCATGGTTTTAAGCCTCCTTTTTTCGGCGAGCCCTCAAGAAGTTCGTCTATTAATGATCGACCCCAAAATGCTGGAACTCTCTGCTTACGATGGGATCCCACACCTTATTGCTCCCGTAATCACTAAACCACGGGATGCTGCCCGTATGCTTCACCGCATGGTCATAGAAATGCAAGACCGGTATAAAAAGCTGGCTGAAATGGGGGTTCGTAATATTGAAAGCTACAACAAGGCCATTTCCTTAAAAGAAAATTCTAAATCGGCAAAATCAGACTCAAAGGAGACGGAAGAAAAAACCAACCCAGAAAAGCTTCCCTATCTGGTTATTATTATTGATGAGCTGGCCGATTTAATGTTTTCCGTTTCGTCGGAAGTAGAGGACTCCATTACCCGGTTGGCCCAAATGGCCCGGGCGGCGGGAATTCATTTGATTTTGGCCACACAACGGCCTTCCGTGGATGTTCTAACCGGCGTCATTAAAGCCAATTTCTCCGCACGTATTTCTTTTCAGGTCACCTCTAAAACCGACTCAAGAACCATTCTAGACACCAATGGTGCCGAAAATCTATTGGGAAGAGGAGATATGCTTTTTCTGACCCCCGGAACCGGAAAAATTACCAGAATTCACGGTTCCTTCGTCTCGGATATTGAAATTAAAAAGGTAACGGAATTTATCAAAAAACAAGCCCCCACCCAATATGAGGATCTTCTCCCTTCCCCCACGGATCAGGAATCCGGGCAAGAAAGCGAAAGGGATCAATTCTACGAACAAGCCATCGACTTAGTCACCACTACAGGACAGGCGTCCATATCCATGATTCAAAGACGTCTGCGCATCGGGTTTAATCGGGCCGCCCGTATGGTCGAAATGATGGAAGAGGATGGCATCGTTGGGCCCTCCATTGCGGGAAGGCCCCGAGAGGTCCTAGCCAAAGGATTTACCCGGGAGCAAGGTTAA
- a CDS encoding outer membrane lipoprotein carrier protein LolA, whose translation MTWRGKFHASNQKMIFPVFLFLFGFTPSAQAVTLEELIAQVQNTYAQLNDLQADFTQETAFEGFSTTHRLDGILYLKKPTKMRWDYRTPSQQQIFLEGEKFTYYIPEHQQVVISSLTQETAQEIPIHLLASLSTLQRDYTVTWKEEPTGEPLSYQLRLHPKRTQETSHVIVAINPKSHFIEKMEVASLNGNRSSFSFSNIKVNQGISDSLFNFSVPKGVEIVSPPKLN comes from the coding sequence ATGACTTGGAGGGGGAAATTCCACGCTTCAAACCAAAAGATGATTTTCCCTGTTTTCCTTTTCCTGTTCGGGTTCACCCCATCGGCCCAAGCGGTGACATTAGAAGAATTGATTGCCCAGGTTCAAAATACCTATGCCCAACTAAATGATCTTCAGGCGGATTTTACTCAAGAAACCGCCTTTGAAGGTTTCTCCACTACCCATCGTCTGGATGGCATCCTATATTTAAAAAAACCCACAAAAATGAGATGGGATTACCGCACCCCCAGCCAACAGCAGATTTTTTTAGAAGGGGAAAAATTTACCTATTATATTCCAGAGCACCAACAGGTAGTGATTTCCTCTTTAACCCAGGAAACAGCCCAAGAAATTCCCATCCATCTACTGGCCTCCCTTTCCACACTCCAAAGGGATTATACAGTCACCTGGAAAGAGGAGCCCACAGGTGAACCTCTTTCTTATCAACTTCGCCTTCACCCGAAACGAACCCAGGAGACCTCCCATGTAATTGTGGCGATTAATCCAAAGAGCCATTTTATTGAAAAAATGGAAGTGGCCTCTTTGAACGGGAACCGTTCAAGCTTTTCCTTTTCAAATATTAAAGTGAATCAAGGTATATCCGATTCTCTTTTCAATTTTTCGGTTCCGAAAGGGGTAGAAATCGTTTCTCCACCAAAACTGAATTAG
- a CDS encoding vitamin B12-dependent ribonucleotide reductase, translated as MEKHYPRSPVSSQESEPLSANAHRVLEKRYLLKDETGKVVEKPDELFRRVAKNIASADLQYGKTSTEAVEEAFYQIMRSLEFLPNSPTLMNAGRELQQLSACFVLPVEDSMEGIFETVKQAAIIHKTGGGTGFAFSRLRPKEDMVRTTGGVASGPVSFMKVFNHATEAVKQGGTRRGANMGILRVDHPDILEFIQCKADKKEITNFNISIAITDRFMEAFQKGESYDLINPRTQQIVRQLNAREVMDLIAHNAWLTGEPGLFFIDATNRTNPTPHIAEMEATNPCGEQPLLPYESCNLGSINLEKHMYSVGGRLSIDWVKLGQTIRTCVHFLDNVIDMNRYPIPEIEEITKANRKIGLGIMGFARMLFKLGTPYDSEEGIQTGRRVMKFIHDIGYEASTQLAEERGVYANWKNSMHDRMGYRLRNSYVTTVAPTGTLSMIADTSGGCEPEFSLIWYKNVMDGEHLPYVQEEFIQTAKAEGFWNKNLLEKIQANHGSVRGLSEVPKKWQDIYATSHDIAPDWHVRMQAAFQEYSDSAVSKTINLPEKASVEDVKKAYLLAFKLECKGITVYRDGSRDEQVMNVGKSKKGEVLETRDREKAEPSRDAELSPETVTPSKIKPRPYKRTGTTVSKETPFGTAHITMNTDEDGPAEVFITIGKAGSDVMAMAEGYGRSISLYMRTPSPLSRKDKVRELVNQLKGIGGFRTIGFGGNRVSSLPDAIARALEEHWLLEEEVGEQVPSLSGNKPSLHSNGRKGNGPAAYLTGNICPDCHMLLTREEGCQKCLACGFSEC; from the coding sequence ATGGAAAAGCACTACCCCCGGTCACCTGTTTCATCCCAAGAGTCTGAACCTCTCTCTGCTAATGCACACCGGGTTTTGGAAAAAAGGTATCTATTGAAAGATGAAACGGGGAAGGTCGTGGAGAAACCCGATGAGCTCTTTCGTAGGGTTGCCAAAAATATCGCGTCTGCCGACCTCCAATACGGTAAAACCAGTACGGAGGCGGTAGAGGAAGCCTTTTACCAGATCATGCGGTCACTTGAATTTCTTCCCAACTCTCCCACACTGATGAATGCGGGTAGAGAGCTACAGCAGCTTTCGGCCTGTTTTGTTCTTCCGGTTGAAGATTCAATGGAGGGAATTTTTGAAACCGTCAAACAAGCCGCCATTATTCACAAAACGGGGGGAGGAACGGGCTTTGCTTTTTCCCGCCTTCGCCCAAAGGAAGACATGGTCCGAACCACTGGGGGAGTGGCTTCGGGACCAGTTTCTTTTATGAAGGTTTTTAATCATGCAACAGAAGCCGTCAAGCAGGGAGGTACCCGACGTGGGGCCAACATGGGAATTCTAAGGGTAGATCATCCTGATATTCTTGAATTTATCCAATGTAAAGCCGATAAAAAAGAAATAACCAATTTTAATATCAGCATTGCCATCACGGACCGTTTTATGGAAGCCTTTCAAAAAGGGGAATCCTATGACCTCATTAATCCTCGAACCCAACAAATCGTTCGCCAGTTGAATGCCCGTGAGGTCATGGACCTCATTGCTCACAACGCATGGTTGACCGGGGAACCGGGCCTTTTCTTTATTGATGCAACGAATCGCACAAACCCCACACCCCACATCGCTGAAATGGAAGCCACCAACCCTTGCGGCGAGCAGCCGCTCCTGCCCTATGAATCCTGCAATCTAGGCAGCATTAATCTGGAAAAACATATGTACAGCGTTGGAGGAAGGCTTTCAATTGACTGGGTCAAATTGGGCCAGACCATCCGGACCTGTGTTCATTTTCTTGATAATGTGATCGACATGAACCGTTATCCCATCCCCGAAATCGAGGAAATCACCAAAGCCAATCGAAAAATTGGCCTGGGTATTATGGGGTTCGCGCGAATGCTGTTTAAGCTGGGCACTCCTTATGATTCAGAAGAAGGCATTCAAACGGGACGTCGGGTCATGAAGTTTATCCATGATATCGGTTACGAAGCATCAACCCAATTGGCTGAGGAGCGGGGAGTCTATGCCAACTGGAAAAATTCCATGCATGATCGAATGGGTTACCGGTTGAGAAATTCTTACGTCACCACGGTGGCACCCACAGGAACACTGTCCATGATCGCAGACACCTCCGGTGGGTGTGAGCCGGAATTTAGTCTGATTTGGTACAAAAATGTAATGGATGGAGAACACCTTCCCTATGTTCAGGAGGAATTTATCCAAACCGCCAAAGCCGAAGGGTTTTGGAACAAGAACCTTCTTGAGAAAATACAAGCCAACCACGGATCGGTCAGAGGGCTTTCCGAAGTTCCCAAAAAGTGGCAGGATATTTATGCCACCTCCCACGATATTGCACCCGATTGGCATGTCCGAATGCAAGCCGCTTTTCAGGAGTATTCAGACAGTGCCGTTTCCAAAACCATCAACCTCCCAGAGAAGGCATCCGTAGAGGATGTTAAAAAAGCCTATCTCCTGGCTTTTAAGTTGGAATGTAAAGGGATCACGGTTTACCGCGATGGCAGTCGGGACGAACAGGTTATGAATGTGGGAAAATCTAAAAAAGGGGAGGTCCTGGAAACCCGGGATAGGGAAAAAGCAGAACCATCAAGAGATGCAGAGCTCAGTCCAGAAACAGTCACTCCGTCAAAAATTAAGCCTAGGCCCTATAAACGGACTGGGACCACGGTCAGTAAAGAAACACCCTTTGGGACAGCCCATATCACCATGAACACCGATGAGGATGGCCCGGCAGAGGTATTTATTACCATTGGAAAAGCCGGGAGTGATGTGATGGCCATGGCTGAAGGTTATGGGCGGTCCATTTCGCTTTATATGAGAACGCCTTCACCGCTCTCCAGAAAAGATAAGGTCCGTGAACTGGTCAACCAACTCAAGGGAATCGGGGGATTTAGAACCATCGGCTTTGGTGGAAACCGTGTGTCTTCTCTTCCCGATGCAATCGCACGGGCTTTAGAGGAGCATTGGCTTCTGGAGGAAGAAGTGGGTGAGCAGGTGCCCTCACTATCGGGAAATAAACCTTCTCTGCACTCAAATGGTAGAAAAGGAAACGGCCCCGCTGCCTATCTTACCGGAAACATATGCCCGGATTGCCATATGCTGTTAACCCGGGAGGAGGGTTGCCAAAAATGCCTGGCCTGCGGGTTTTCGGAATGCTAA
- a CDS encoding alpha/beta fold hydrolase: MLSGFFAIFLFLILFSLFGLLVSIRPPRIHSHVHPAQYVSSFEDITLKTSDGLALKGWFIPQPKSDKVIVALHGYPADKGDILPGLFFLNKDFNLLFFDFRYFGESEGFITTVGAREVRDLLASLEFLKTRGFHKIGVWGFSLGGAVALMRADHSSDIKAIVSESAYAELSLMARETYRHLLILKYPLGLLTGIWAKLLLGVNIYDVSPVKKIKNSQNPILIIHSTTDQVIPFSHALLLKEALGNNPKAEFWFREGLSHGQLGTEYENRIRGFFQKYL, translated from the coding sequence ATGCTCAGTGGATTCTTTGCGATTTTCCTTTTCCTTATCCTCTTTAGCCTTTTTGGCCTCCTCGTTTCGATCCGACCCCCACGAATCCATTCTCATGTTCACCCCGCTCAATATGTCTCATCTTTTGAGGATATTACCCTTAAGACGTCAGATGGCCTGGCATTAAAAGGATGGTTCATCCCGCAACCAAAGTCAGATAAAGTAATCGTGGCACTTCATGGATATCCCGCGGATAAAGGCGATATTCTACCAGGGCTGTTTTTTTTAAATAAGGATTTCAATTTACTTTTTTTTGATTTTCGTTATTTTGGTGAGAGTGAAGGATTCATAACGACCGTAGGAGCCCGGGAAGTAAGGGATCTTTTGGCCTCCCTCGAATTTTTAAAGACCCGTGGGTTTCATAAGATTGGGGTGTGGGGATTTTCCTTGGGTGGTGCCGTGGCGCTGATGAGGGCTGATCATTCTAGCGATATCAAAGCAATTGTTTCGGAATCTGCCTATGCAGAGCTCTCTTTAATGGCCAGGGAGACTTATCGCCATCTCTTAATCTTGAAATACCCTTTGGGCTTATTGACGGGAATTTGGGCAAAGCTCCTCTTGGGAGTGAATATTTATGATGTCTCTCCGGTAAAGAAGATTAAAAATAGTCAGAATCCCATTCTCATCATTCACTCCACCACTGACCAGGTTATTCCGTTCTCACATGCTCTTCTTTTAAAGGAGGCTCTTGGGAACAATCCAAAGGCAGAATTTTGGTTTAGGGAGGGGTTAAGCCACGGTCAGTTGGGAACAGAATACGAAAATCGGATTCGGGGTTTCTTTCAAAAATATCTTTAG
- a CDS encoding SPFH domain-containing protein, with protein MNTGLIIAAIILLIFLVFMFRIVPEYQRIVILRLGRVLPNPKGPGIVIVIPIIDVAIRVDLREKFFEIPQQTCITKDNAPISIDFLIYSRVTDPTSSVIQVQDFAGASQGIATTTLRAVVGDIPLDDVLARRDQINRILQSKMDEVTQRWGVKITGVEIREITPPKEVQDAMTRQMSAERARRATVTEAEGQKQAAIAVAEGVKQSDILKAEGERQAAILRSEGFALALGKIFEVARGVDEKTLSLQYLETLKSLGSSPSTKFIFPMEFSNMLNTFLDSTKKSFKKE; from the coding sequence ATGAATACAGGGCTAATTATTGCGGCCATTATCCTTTTAATCTTCCTGGTCTTCATGTTCCGGATCGTTCCGGAATACCAACGAATTGTGATCCTCCGACTAGGGCGCGTACTTCCAAACCCCAAAGGTCCGGGCATTGTGATCGTTATACCCATCATTGATGTTGCGATAAGAGTAGACCTGAGAGAAAAGTTCTTTGAGATTCCACAGCAAACCTGCATTACCAAAGACAATGCCCCCATTTCTATTGATTTTCTGATCTATTCTCGTGTAACGGATCCTACTTCAAGTGTCATTCAGGTACAAGATTTCGCAGGGGCTTCTCAAGGGATTGCCACAACAACTTTACGTGCAGTCGTTGGCGATATTCCGCTAGATGATGTTTTGGCCCGACGAGATCAAATCAACCGGATTCTGCAATCAAAGATGGACGAGGTGACACAGCGTTGGGGGGTCAAGATTACCGGGGTGGAAATTCGGGAAATTACCCCACCGAAAGAAGTCCAGGATGCAATGACTCGACAGATGTCTGCGGAACGAGCGCGCAGGGCAACGGTGACCGAGGCAGAGGGACAGAAACAGGCGGCGATTGCTGTGGCGGAAGGTGTAAAACAGTCTGACATCCTAAAGGCTGAAGGAGAGCGACAGGCGGCTATCCTTCGTTCCGAAGGATTCGCATTAGCATTGGGAAAAATTTTTGAGGTAGCCCGGGGAGTGGATGAAAAAACCTTAAGCCTTCAGTACCTGGAAACCTTAAAATCTTTAGGAAGTAGCCCATCCACCAAATTTATCTTCCCAATGGAATTTAGTAATATGTTAAATACCTTTTTGGATAGTACCAAAAAGAGCTTCAAGAAGGAATAA